A region of the Mycteria americana isolate JAX WOST 10 ecotype Jacksonville Zoo and Gardens chromosome 24, USCA_MyAme_1.0, whole genome shotgun sequence genome:
GCAGCCCTGAACCTGGTGCAGGAAGCGGAGAAGAGCAAGTGAGAGGGGCCTCCGGCGTCCCCGGtaccggtaccggcaccggcaccacgggcctgggcctgggcctgggccctGCTCGGCCGTGCCCGGCCGAGCGGGGCCCAGGCCCAGCCCCAGGCCCCACGGCTGCTGCCCCCAATAaacccccgggggggtccccggtgctTCGCGAACCTCTCCCGTGTGCTTTTTACGGGCTGCGCGGCTCCTTTAAGAGCGGGGGGGGCGGTGCCTTTAAGAGAAAGGGCGGGGCCTGGGGAAAGGGGGGTGGGGAACCGCGCCGAGATGACGTATTTCCGGGGGCGCGGCGGAGGTGAGTCACGGGGCGGGGCGCTGGCGCTACGGTGGCCGGGAGGAGCGCGGGGGGTGAGGAGCGTGGCGGAGGCGgtgtccgtccgtctgtccgtccggaGTAGCGGGTGGCGGAGGggatctgtctgtctgtctgtctgccctggggggggcggagggggccggTTTGTCTGtcctgggggcaggggggtgactttgtctgtctgtcctggagggttggtgtgtgtctgtctgtctgtcctgggggggcgggggggtggctGTCCCGGGGAGAGGCAGGAGCCTCTGTCTGTCCTGAGGGACGCGGCGGgcctttgtctgtctgtcctggggtggacaaggcggggggggggggggggtgtctgtctgtctgtcggggggggggcaaggagggCGTCTGTCCGTCCTGGGGCGAGGAGGCGGgaggtctgtctgtctgtctgtctaagAGGCAACGAGAGGGCTACTGTCTGTCCTGGGGCAGCGAGGGGGTCTGTCTGTCTAGGAGAGTGGGAGGGGGGGAAGTCGGTCTgtccgggggtgggggtgggggggcagggaagggctctgtttgtctgtccgtctgtccgggggggacagggcagggggcaggtCTGTGTGTCCGTCCAAAGGGCAGCGCGGGggggtctgtctgtctgtctgtctgtcgggggtgggggcagcccctcacccccccccccagcccctgtgcaTGAGGCCGCCCCGTGATGAGCTCCAAGGCCAAGCGGGTGCTGCCCACCCGCCCTGAGCCCCCCAGCGCGGAGCAGATCCTGGCCGACGTGCGGGGCACCCACCCGGCCGACCCCGTCTTCCTCCtccccgcggagccccgccggGACCACGGCCCCTCCCCGGGTGAGtccccggggtgggggagagcgaggagagggggtgggggggaggggagctcCGCCAGCccccgctgacccccccccccccccccgcctcctctgctccccaccaggctcccccggccccgctgggcaGGAGGCCGCGGCGGAGGAGCGGGAGCGGCTGTACCGGCAGAGCCGCTGCT
Encoded here:
- the C24H19orf25 gene encoding UPF0449 protein C19orf25 homolog gives rise to the protein MSSKAKRVLPTRPEPPSAEQILADVRGTHPADPVFLLPAEPRRDHGPSPGSPGPAGQEAAAEERERLYRQSRCYVEMNQRLQEARERLRERREELRRAGAALERGVSEMRQKAF